One Camelina sativa cultivar DH55 chromosome 3, Cs, whole genome shotgun sequence genomic window carries:
- the LOC104778935 gene encoding uncharacterized protein LOC104778935: protein MPFSVTEKDYTDGVSIGDVLLLDAAKEELLTVPDKTVPAELANSGVVGASHGWGFFCNRQDRSVRISDFFSPFASKSNPTMIPLPPFTALHACQTENVWNVAMSSSPPDQDDGEEWVVGIQFLGNQLSICSPRRDLRWTNIEIPFGSLLNSNLMYSKRDQTFNMPAPGGNYMCSWDLLFRQENYPKVYELLFHNLPELPQSSWELLDSCLKEDHWVESPSGESFLVKWYSPVSSPLSIFMVFREEETNEGRRNMCYTEDIGDMCIFLSKSEAFCVQASSFPGLKPNSIYHIGRGVAVYDLTAKSVSHFELIKGEPKEIPPSIPYWLPPFSI, encoded by the exons ATGCCGTTTAGCGTTACTGAGAAGGACTATACGGACGGTGTCTCAATCGGAGACGTCCTCTTGTTAGATGCGGCCAAGGAAGAGTTACTCACTGTCCCTGACAAAACAGTACCCGCAGAGCTCGCTAACTCCGGTGTGGTGGGAGCTTCCCATGGATGGGGATTTTTCTGCAACCGGCAGGATCGTTCCGTACGTATCAGCGACTTTTTCAGCCCATTTGCTTCCAAATCAAACCCCACTATGATTCCTCTGCCTCCGTTTACTGCTCTGCACGCTTGCCAAACTGAAAACGTCTGGAATGTGGCAATGTCTTCTTCCCCTCCTGATCAGGATGATGGTGAAGAGTGGGTAGTTGGTATCCAGTTCCTGGGGAACCAGCTGAGTATCTGCAGCCCCCGTCGTGACCTGCGTTGGACTAACATCGAAATCCCTTTTGGGAGCCTCCTTAACTCTAATCTGATGTATTCCAAGAGAGATCAAACGTTCAACATGCCTGCTCCTGGAGGCAACTACATGTGCTCATGGGATCTCCTATTCCGCCAGGAAAACTACCCAAAGGTTTATGAGTTGCTGTTTCACAACCTTCCCGAGTTGCCTCAGTCCAGTTGGGAGCTCTTGGATTCGTGTCTCAAGGAGGATCACTGGGTGGAGTCACCCTCGGGGGAATCTTTCCTCGTCAAATG GTACTCCCCTGTCTCGTCTCCGTTATCGATATTTATGGTGTTTAGAGAGGAAGAAACTAAcgagggaagaagaaacatgtgTTACACCGAGGACATTGGAGATATGTGCATCTTCCTTTCAAAGAGTGAGGCTTTCTGCGTCCAGGCTAGCTCTTTCCCTGGTCTCAAGCCTAACTCCATCTACCATATTGGCCGTGGCGTTGCTGTTTACGATCTCACCGCCAAAAGCGTCAGTCATTTTGAACTCATCAAAGGTGAACCGAAAGAGATTCCGCCGTCCATTCCTTACTGGCTTCCACCATTTTCAATCTAG
- the LOC109130515 gene encoding uncharacterized protein LOC109130515, translating to MDVKSAFLNGELEEEVYVTQPPGFVIEGKEDNVLKLYKALYGLKQAPRAWYGRIDSYFIQNGFERSMNDAALYTKKKEEDVLIVSLYVDDLIITGNNVQLINTFKENMKSEFEMTDLGLLNYFLGMEVNQDDRGIFLSQEKYANKLIDKFGLKESKSVSTPLTPQEKRKGGEDEDKEFGDPSKYRSIVGGLLYLCASRPDVMYASSYISRYMSSPRMKHYQEAKRVLRYVKGTSSFGVFFTRKETPRLIAYSDSDWGSCHEDKKSTTCYVFSLGSAMFCWQSCKQQTAAQSTAEAEYIAVCAATNQAK from the coding sequence atggatgtgaagTCTGCTTTTCTAAACggagagcttgaagaagaagtttatgtCACACAACCACCTGGGTTTGTGATAGAAGGCAAAGAAGACAATGTGTTAAAGCTCTACAAAGCTTTATATGGTCTTAAACAAGCCCCAAGGGCATGGTATGGGAGAATAGATTCTTACTTCATTCAAAATGGTTTTGAAAGAAGTATGAATGATGCGGCTTTGTACactaagaagaaagaagaagacgtgTTGATTGTTAGCTTATACGTCgatgatctcatcatcaccGGAAACAATGTTCAACTCATCAACACATTCAAGGAGAACATGAAGAGCGAATTTGAGATGACTGATCTTGGTTTGCTGAACTACTTCCTTGGGATGGAAGTGAACCAAGATGATCGTGGCATATTTCtttcacaagaaaaatatgCAAACAAACTTATTGATAAGTTTGGGTTGAAGGAGAGCAAGAGTGTAAGCACTCCGCTTACaccacaagaaaaaagaaaaggaggagaagatgaagacaaagaATTTGGAGATCCATCGAAGTATCGAAGCATTGTTGGAGGACTTTTGTACTTGTGTGCATCAAGACCTGATGTGATGTATGCAAGCTCATATATATCAAGATACATGTCATCACCACGCATGAAGCACTATCAAGAAGCCAAAAGGGTGTTAAGATACGTCAAGGGAACCTCAAGCTTTGGCGTGTTCTTTACAAGGAAAGAGACACCAAGGTTAATAGCTTACTCGGACAGTGATTGGGGTAGTTGTCATGAAGACAAGAAAAGCACCACATGCTATGTTTTTAGTCTTGGATCAGCTATGTTTTGTTGGCAATCTTGTAAGCAGCAAACGGCGGCTCAATCAACGGCGGAAGCAGAGTACATTGCCGTATGTGCAGCAACAAATCAAGCCAAATAG